AGGAGATGTGAAACAATCAATCTATAAATTCCGTCAGGCTGAGCCGGAACTGTTTATGGAGAAATATAGCAGTTATAAGTCAGGTGGCCCGGGTAAAGTAATCGATCTCTCACAAAATTTCCGTTCACGTCGTTCGGTCATCGACAATACGAATGAAATCTTCTCTAAAATAATGGATGAGAAGCTGGGTGATATTGTGTATGATGATGCTCAGATGCTGTATTATGGTGCACCATATGACGACACATCACAGCACACTGAACTGCATCTTTTGAATAAAGACGAATTGAACGATATTGAACATTATGCTTCTCATCATATTGCCGATGTCATTGAACAGATTGTTGCACAGGAAAAAGTCTATGATGTGAAGACTGGTGAATACCGTGCAGCTCAGTATAAAGATATCGCAATTTTAGAACGTGGATTCAGCAATGCTGCAGAGCATATGAAAGTGTTGAAAGACCGCAATATTCCTTTTCATGTAAATAGTAAGGAAGGTTATTTTCAGACAGATGAAATTAATACGATCCTAAGCTTATTAAGAGTCGTAGATAATCCATTACAGGATATTCCTTTAGCCGGGCTCATGCGCAGTATCATCTATCAGTTTACTGCACACGAACTTACCGCATTAAGGTCGGACCGCACAGTTCATCTTTATCACAACCTTCTTGAGTATAGTATTAACGGAGAAGAAGCATATCTTATGCAGAAGGTGAAGAAAGTGCTCGCTGATATTTCAGATTATCGTGAACAAAGTAGAAAGATGAGCGTAAAAGACTTGATCGATTACATTTATAACGACACACTGCTTGTTGAAAAGTTTACATTGCTGGCAGGGGGTAATCAGCGACAGGCCAATCTGGAAGGGTTACTACAGAAAGCAGAACAGTTCGAACAGAGTAGCTACCGAGGTATCTATCAGTTTCTGCGTTTCGTAGACAATATATTAGAGGCAGGTAAAGACTTTGGTGAAATGAATATCGTGTCAGATGAAGCGGATGTAGTCAGAATGATGACGGTGCACGCCTCTAAAGGATTAGAGTTCCCTTTTGTTATCTATAACAATATAGACCGTCAGTTCAACTTGATGGAAACAAAGGAACAGCTGCTATTGAATCAACGTCTTGGTCTGTCTATTAATTTCTATGATATGGAAGCCCATACGACGTATCCGTTAGCAATCAACCAGCTGTTTAAGACAAAGATTCGTAATGAACAAGTATCTGAAGAGTTGAGGCTGATGTATGTTGCACTTACGCGTGCCCGTGAAAAGCTGGTACTTATAGGAAATGTTAAGGACGATAAGGTGATAGAGAAGTTTCAGAATGTAGAAGTCGATAAAAAGATGGATGATTACTATAGACTCAGTGCGCTTAGTCCATTACAGTTTATCGCTCCGATTGCATTGCATGATGAATCTATAGACGTGCGAATTATTCGTACGCTGAACGTGATTGAAAATAACACTACGGATACAGACGAATCTACCGAAGCTGAAGATGTGTCATGGCTGCATGAACTCAAAAATTACCGCTATCCATATCTAGATGAGAATTTGCTGCCGACAAAAGAAAGTGTATCAGAAATAAAGAAAGCGCAGGAAACAGATGATGAAGCTACTGCCTGGACGTATATCAACCAGTATCGACTTGGTAAAGCAACCTATGATCGTCCAAAGTTCATGTCTGATAAGAAGAAGACAGCAAGTGAATATGGAACGCTTATGCATAGAGTAATGCAGCATCTGCCGCGCTTACACAATACAGAACGAGAGGATATTACGCGTTTTCTTGATGATCTAGTTGAGCGTCGTATCATTTCACATGAAGAACGACAGCTTGTCAATGACAAACATATTTATCAGTTTACGAAGAATGCGCTCTATGAAAAGTTAGTTCATGCAGACGAAGTGTATTTTGAGCTGCCATTTGTCATCGGTAAACAGTATATTACTGACAGTCATCCAGATCAGCTTGTGCAGGGGATGATTGACTGTGTATTCAAGTTTGAAGGGCATTACTATTTCATCGACTATAAGACAGATAAGGTTATTTCAAGGCTCGGTCGAACGACAGAGGAAACATTAGCGGAACTGAAGCTGCGTTATGAAGTTCAGATGAATTACTATAAGAAGACGCTGGAAGTGATACTTGGGGAGTCTGTCACAGGATATCTCTATTTCTTTGAAGCGGGGACGGTTGAGGTATCATGATAAAATTATTGTTTAAATACGTGTTGATGGGCATTGTTCTATTGCTCTACGGGCTGCACTTTATATATTTAAGTGCACAGCCTGTAGAATTTATCAATCCATTCGATTATTATGCACAAGAAGAACTGCCAGTACTTGAAAGTTATTTATTTTTAATACTGTTTACAATGATTCCGGTCATCGCCTATTTTATGGCGCGTGCACAGCTTACGCGCAGAGCGATGGCAATTCTCATTATTGCCGGGCTGATAATGCTGGTGCATTCAAGAATGAGTATCTTATTTATGATGATGCTCGGATTGATGATTACAAATATCATTTATAAGTATATCGGGGCACATGCGCGCTCCCTTAATATCAGTATTGCGACATTATTGATCAGTGTGCTGATCATCGCGATATTAATCCCATCTTTGTTACTCTATGGTGGCGAGGAGACATTCCTTAATGTCAATGCATTCCAGGAATTCATCGGAGTTTACAATGCTTCTCATTACGGAGAAATCTTACAGCTGAACAGAGAACTGTTCAGATCTCATCTATGGCATTATATAATCGTGCTATGCTGTGTAATCGTACCGTCGATGCTTATAGGACGTGCGCGAATCACACGATTCAAGCTCCCTGCAGCACTGATATTATTAACGTTAGGCACAGCGATTAAGTTAATGCTGTTTGGCACGAGCTTTGACTGGACACAGTTCATCATTACTTTATCTGGATCACTATTACAAGGATTGGCCATCGCACTATTGCTGGACCGCAATACGCATGTGACATCAAGTGAGGGTATTACTTTCATGACTTTCATCGCAATTGTTGAAATCAGTGCAACGCTGCTCTTTACAGGATGGTTCCGTTCCTTTCCGCCAGAGAACTTAAATGTAATGATGACAGAAAGCTTGATGCTCACTGCAATTATAAGTGTAATATTTATCGTTTTAATGACAATTCTCCATGCTAAGCACACTAAATTCAAAAAAATCTGAAAAATAGCTCTAAAACAATGAAACATCATCTTATTTTCTGTATAATGAAACAAAGTATAAGAAGGAGTGGAATTCATGAAATTTTTGTCATTTGAGTATAAAGGTAAGCAGTCTTTCGGTGTGAAGGTGAAAAGAGAGGATGCCGCATGGGATCTTGTCCGTGTATTTGAAGCAGCACATACACCAAACTACCCAAAGACGTTATTAGAAGCGTTACAGCAAAATAATACGCTCGACTTTCAGGAGCTTGTACGTAAAACAATCGCACAGATAGAACAAGAGAAAGATGCAGCAGATTATAAAGTTGCATATACAGATATGACATTCTTACCGCCTGTTGTACCTACAAATAACGTTATCGCGATAGGACGAAATTATACGGACCATGCGAAAGAACTGAACAATGATGTAGACGATCTCTATGTATTTACGAAAGCACCTTCAAGTTTAATTGGAGATGGTGCTGAAGTACCTTCACATAGCGACGTTACAGAAGCATTAGACTATGAAGGAGAATTAGGTGTAGTCATCGGTAAATATGGACATAAGATTCCTAAAGCTTTAGCACTGGACTATGTCTATGG
Above is a window of Macrococcoides canis DNA encoding:
- the addA gene encoding helicase-exonuclease AddAB subunit AddA, encoding MQWTASQQEAIVTTGQDTLVAAAAGSGKTAVLVERIIRKIIEQSVNVDELLVVTFTNASAKEMKHRIYNRLQEALDDNPDNEHLKAQLIKLHQADISTLHRFCLNLIERFYYTIELDPTFRTAADEERALLLMQAIDDVLETIYEAAHPDDMKLLLHLSSDRKDDYVRKTVAKMYHFAIANSHPSRWLDSIAASYRDISVDSSHFVSINHQINDELLQAIQLIKRAEDLCISAALDTNLEYLQNLRQQLEQFPEPLEDKFSFIQNFHIGTKPRVKKSDDPYDKVLNEGIKEYLGQIKKLISNIKENYLYAPVAELADDIRAMSVEVERLTRITQMVIDRFSQLKRERKLIDFSDYEHFALQILIHNDKPTEIAQMLKHQYKEILVDEYQDTNRVQESIIQAIKRDDNLFMVGDVKQSIYKFRQAEPELFMEKYSSYKSGGPGKVIDLSQNFRSRRSVIDNTNEIFSKIMDEKLGDIVYDDAQMLYYGAPYDDTSQHTELHLLNKDELNDIEHYASHHIADVIEQIVAQEKVYDVKTGEYRAAQYKDIAILERGFSNAAEHMKVLKDRNIPFHVNSKEGYFQTDEINTILSLLRVVDNPLQDIPLAGLMRSIIYQFTAHELTALRSDRTVHLYHNLLEYSINGEEAYLMQKVKKVLADISDYREQSRKMSVKDLIDYIYNDTLLVEKFTLLAGGNQRQANLEGLLQKAEQFEQSSYRGIYQFLRFVDNILEAGKDFGEMNIVSDEADVVRMMTVHASKGLEFPFVIYNNIDRQFNLMETKEQLLLNQRLGLSINFYDMEAHTTYPLAINQLFKTKIRNEQVSEELRLMYVALTRAREKLVLIGNVKDDKVIEKFQNVEVDKKMDDYYRLSALSPLQFIAPIALHDESIDVRIIRTLNVIENNTTDTDESTEAEDVSWLHELKNYRYPYLDENLLPTKESVSEIKKAQETDDEATAWTYINQYRLGKATYDRPKFMSDKKKTASEYGTLMHRVMQHLPRLHNTEREDITRFLDDLVERRIISHEERQLVNDKHIYQFTKNALYEKLVHADEVYFELPFVIGKQYITDSHPDQLVQGMIDCVFKFEGHYYFIDYKTDKVISRLGRTTEETLAELKLRYEVQMNYYKKTLEVILGESVTGYLYFFEAGTVEVS
- a CDS encoding fumarylacetoacetate hydrolase family protein, whose translation is MKFLSFEYKGKQSFGVKVKREDAAWDLVRVFEAAHTPNYPKTLLEALQQNNTLDFQELVRKTIAQIEQEKDAADYKVAYTDMTFLPPVVPTNNVIAIGRNYTDHAKELNNDVDDLYVFTKAPSSLIGDGAEVPSHSDVTEALDYEGELGVVIGKYGHKIPKALALDYVYGYTIINDITARDLQKAHAQAFLSKSLLGACPMGPYIVTKDELPAPENANIVTKVNGEIRQDGNTKDMVKKIDDLIAEISQYVALHPGDIIATGTPSGVGAGMNPPVYLKRGDEIKVTIDGIGTLQNTIGE